The Pungitius pungitius chromosome 14, fPunPun2.1, whole genome shotgun sequence genome contains the following window.
TTTCGAAGACATGGCAACGGAATAACAAATACTAAGAGCATTGTTTCATGACGTACGTCCACACGAGGTTCTGAATAAAACAACTCCAATAAAACACATAAACTAATAAAATGCACTGAGCAAGCTGAAGACCAAAGGTCATACGTGGAGAGACGTACAAAGAGCGAGAGACCTACAACGTGTGTGCGATACATTCTTTGAATCAAACAACGACAAATGTAAATAacattcctctttttcttctttcaacagCCAGGTAAGGCCTCGCCGCTGAAGCCGTGCACACCGCAGGGGAGTTAACTCATCACTCCCTTTTCTGAGGCACGGAGCATGGACTGAACAGGCCGAGACAACTGAGTCCTCAGTGTCCCTGCCGAGCATAGATGGGAAACGTATCGTTGTCCAGTCGACCTCGTCCTCCATCCTCACTGCATCTTCCCACTCTGCACCTTACCCTTCTCGTCTGCGGCGGCTGCCATGGACTTCCAGAACCGATGGCAGGCCAACTCCAGCAGCTCCAACCCGCCGACCAGCTTCTGCTGAGCCGTGTACACTCCGACCATGACCAGGAAGTAGAGCCTGACCGGAGCCCACAGCCACAGGCCGGTGAAGCACAGAGCGATGAAGCTGCTCCAGTACAGCAGCGAGGCCGCTTTGATCAGAGTCACCCGCAGCTCCGTCTTACAAGGTGGCACAAGCGCGACGCCGTCCCCGCCGAAGCCCCGCCGCTGCCCCGAGTAGAAGTCGCGCAGTCGGCTTTCTTTCTCGGCCCAGCGGTCTCGACACCAAGACTCCAGGTCGGAGGAGGAGTCGGGCAGGGAGGTCACCGGGTAGCGGCGGACGTGGAAGTGGATCTCGCGCGGGAAAAGGCCCAGGATGAGGTGGCGCTCTGTCTGGGGGATGTTCTTGGGGTATGCCACTGTGATATCATGGACAGCATCCAGGTTATCTCCTAGAAAAAGGGATGCAGGTTTAAATGATATTCTGATGAGCAAAACCATTGTCATTGATATAGATGTGAAAGGACTAtggacaaaaacacaatgacattGCAGGGTAACAtactattcttcttcttcttcttcttgttcttattACTTCTTTTCCCAAATACACACTGGTTGTTGGATCCATTTTATGCCCCCTTCAAGATCCCGGCCCTGAGCTACATTACAAGCGTAGCTCTAATTATCCTGGGACTTAAAACGTGCCCTCAAAACTACCATGAGCTTCGTACTGTCATCACTGATCCGCCGTGCCCTTACAGCACACACATATCAGATGGACAGGATGACACCTGCCAGCGCCTGCTACCGCACTGCTCAGCTCTACCCCAGTAAAAATAGAGCTGTGAGAAGCACAGTGGACCTGGACAGCATGTCAGTTAGCAGCACACGGAAGGGGAGAGGAGAATGAGCTGCTTCGGATGACATCACACCAATTCGCAGCACCTGCGTGGAGAGTTAGCGGCGTGTTCAGCATCCAGAGCAGGTGGGGGGGATGAGACGGCAGGACCAGAGGTGGCATTTAAGAGCCCTGGAGGACTGCCACGGTTAGCTCATAGGGAAACATGAGATTCTCTCGGGTGTTGTAATGGCTGGCGGGTCAGGATGAAGCACAGGCCCGAGACGCTGAGGAATTACAAGTGTGATTCCTCCCAAACAAACTGCATCAGGGGATTAAATGCTGGCTGAATATTTCCATCGCAATGCTGTTCGATAACAATAACTGTATAACATCTGTATAACCATATGTATAACATCTGTATAACCATATGCAATGTTGACATTTCATGATTGGAGGAATGACTGAACCTTTTCGTAGTCTGTCCACAATGAAGGTGAATCCAGTGCTGCGGGGATGCAGCACATACTCAAATTCTGGCAGGTTGTTCTGGGCAGCAAACACATTGCTCTTTGCCCTTGTATTTTCTGCAAGAGACACAATGTACATTATGAACCTCTGGCAACTGGAATCCCCATATCTTAGGGGAAGCAATCAGATATGGGTATGCAATCTATTATTTGCAGGCAAGGAAATATACACTTATATAATTGCTTACTTATTTTAAAGCACAGCCGAAAATGTCATGTCCGACTGATTAAGactgtgttattttatttttttaatgatattaaaatgatgcagtatgtcaaCATCCAATGTACAATATTTCAGGTGATTTTGATGACTTAAAAAGCCAGCAGTATTAAGACTTCTAATTGAATTCATTTGACTTTGTATGGgaaatatgtaataaatatgATATGGTATGGTTATTAAGTTTGTtcatgataataaggaaaactTGGTTGACAAGACATACAATAACAGAAAGAAATAACAGTAAACTATAATAGAAAAAGCGGTTAAACAAATAATATGTGGGTTCTGCCAGATGACCAGTAACAAACGCTTACACATTAGTAAAAACCACCGGGGAAATAATCACAGGAAAGATGATCATTCATTAACATTTCCCAGGAACCTGTTGCAAACATGGAAACTATATCATTGACTCATTAGTCATATGCACAAAAAGACGCTGGAGAGATTCAAGGTCATCAGGCCTCTGCTCAAAGCTGtgacttcttaaacaatcttgTATTCAATTcagtgcaattaaaatgcatgcAAGACGAACAAGCGCAGTATCAAGCATAGCATCTCTAAAGCCATAAATCTGTCGGCCAATTATGAGGCAACTTCACTGAACACCTCATGACATCATGATATGTAAAGGGCAGTTAAGCTTCCCCGGGTAAAGCCACTCAGGACATTGATTGGCTTAGTGGGGGAATGAAAGGGCTTTAGACGCTGATGTCGCACGGGGAGATCAGAGCATTCTTACAGAAATGAATGTACGTGGTGTGTGTCACAGGATTTTGGTACGCCTTATCACCTGGGAACTGTGTTTGCATAGCAGTGTCAGTGCAGAGGTGTTAGAGAACTGAGCTGTGGGTAACATGTTCGCAGAAGAAGAACCTGAAATGTGGGCAAGTTGTCCCGTGAATGGATGGTGTGttgcattgttttattgtgttacCGGTGAGGTCTGTGCCCTCCGGGAACAGTAGCAGCTGCAGGGGCTCTCTGATGTCGCAGAAATAGTCCAGCATGTTCTCCATGTGCTTTTTGTCCTCCTCCCAACGACGGTGAATAAAGACGAAGCAGGCCACCTGCATGGCCCAGCCTGGAGAATACATGCAAAGTACGGATGTGGGATTGATTGCTTCTCCTAATAGATTCGGTACAAAAGTGGGCAGTGTTAGGGTCATATTTCCCCAGAAACATTTTTCcaccatttatttttaatatagtGCCGGCGGATATCAGGTTTGTCAAACCAGCATCTTCTCGCAgggaaattttttttttctttctttatgttTGACTTTAACCGTAAcatcaaactaaactaaaaccgTTTGATGTTTCCGTTTTCTCTCCAGTCAGCTGTAACTGGGCTGAGAAAATGATGGAAACTTAAGAAAAGGACATTGTGAAAAACAAGTGTATACTAATAATTGACAGAGGGAGGAGTCAAAACAGCTATGAAAAAAAACCAagaaattgaagcagttctttgTAAATCTTAAATTGTATCCTGGCCTGCGGGGGTGAGAAAGTCTGTGTGTAGAGGAGAGGTCGGAGAACCCGCCGAATACCCACCGAAGCCAGGCACAGCCTTCAGGGCAGCCTTAAGGCAGATCTTCTCCAGACGAAGGTAGCTGTACCTGAGCAGACAACACCAAAGAAACATCCAGTCCAGTCGGGTGCGGTGGTTCATGATGATCACACTTCGCTCGCCCGGAATGAAGCCATCACCCGTTATCACCACCTTCACCCCGAACACCAGCTCCAGCAACGACTACGGAGCGGAGGGACGAAGGAGAAGCAGACCAGAGGAACAGAGTGGGAAGGGTTGGGGAGACGGAGAAAAACAGAGAGGTTGATGATCAGGGGGAGACAAGAGTGGTTGTTGAAAAGGGAtttagagggagagaggagggactgGGGAGAGTAAAGGTGATAGGTGTGGGTAGATTTAAGAGAGACAAAGGTGAGAagaatgcacacaaaaggaTGCCTTCGATTTGTGGTGTCACTATAAACAGGTTTTGCATAACTGCTCTCAAGGGCAatctaaataaatcaaatgtacgtatggtcaaaataaaatatcattaCAAAGATTCCACAGAGACGAAATGTGACTAATGGGACTGTGTCAGACACGGGTAACATGGCACATTAGTGGGCTAAGCAATGAATAAGCTGGTGCACACACCACAGGCAGAGTGAGCCAGGTAGCGACGATGCGATCGGTGATCCAGCGGTACCAAGCAGGAGACAGCAGCATGAGAGGCAGGACCGGACCCAGCATGAAGACACTTCCGAAGAAACTGGCCAAAAAAAGGGTGACCACAAAGTACAGGCCTCGCACGGACACAGCCATCTGCGGGGTAGAGGAAGGAGACGAGATTCAAAGAGTGTATTATGGGGCGTGAAACTAAACTATAGCATTGAGCTCGGTGTAGCTGATATGATGACACCATGAGATGATATAAGCAAAATGTGAGTCAGACACTTTGCCGTACCATCGCATTGCACAACTGGGTTCCACGCCGTGGCATTTTTAGAcatattttagacatttttcaATATATGAGTTGTTCAGATTTATCATCAAATTAATATCAACAAAATATGTATGGATGAAAGATAATAAAATGACATGCACTGGGATGGGGgttcaattcaaatcaattgAGTGCACCTGAAGCTTTGACCGTTATCTCTGAGCACCCTGATCTTAGTGGAATAAAATACGAAACAAAATTACacactaataaaagcttaagctttactgtgcttttattttatacttGGTTTAAAATGTCGTACACAGAGGTGTTTCAATCCCTTTCCACAATAATTTAAATTACCTTTGACTGCACAACCTTTAAAAAGCCTGACTAGCCACGTAGCACAGAAATACTTTTTTATgtacacaaacataaatatttaattggGGTTAGTGGATAAATAACACTCTCAGGAAGGCCAACTGCCATGGAGGAAGTCaattaaatgtgaaatgtgtcaATATACTGCACCTG
Protein-coding sequences here:
- the lclat1 gene encoding lysocardiolipin acyltransferase 1 — its product is MAVSVRGLYFVVTLFLASFFGSVFMLGPVLPLMLLSPAWYRWITDRIVATWLTLPVSLLELVFGVKVVITGDGFIPGERSVIIMNHRTRLDWMFLWCCLLRYSYLRLEKICLKAALKAVPGFGWAMQVACFVFIHRRWEEDKKHMENMLDYFCDIREPLQLLLFPEGTDLTENTRAKSNVFAAQNNLPEFEYVLHPRSTGFTFIVDRLRKGDNLDAVHDITVAYPKNIPQTERHLILGLFPREIHFHVRRYPVTSLPDSSSDLESWCRDRWAEKESRLRDFYSGQRRGFGGDGVALVPPCKTELRVTLIKAASLLYWSSFIALCFTGLWLWAPVRLYFLVMVGVYTAQQKLVGGLELLELACHRFWKSMAAAADEKGKVQSGKMQ